One window of the Hoplias malabaricus isolate fHopMal1 chromosome Y, fHopMal1.hap1, whole genome shotgun sequence genome contains the following:
- the LOC136679358 gene encoding V-set and transmembrane domain-containing protein 2B-like — MCVNTEMEALTLLLLHLLLPWINAAFTEVPVDVSVGEGEDVEMPCAFRASGTAPFSLEIQWWFLREPAELQQLSTQPNNRAKVVPRDATKISTVRVQGNAISHKLSLSNVHKEDEGVYECRVSDLFSDETQDNKVQATLRITPRHGMLAEEAVSHIQNRWSLRNSNTSLGRTTTETLALQTTTPTTTAITKSSATPRPGNAAIRQQHGAGSGAMTTPEPLLYINLLILHKLFPFLFTQ, encoded by the exons atgtgtgtgaacacTGAGATGGAGGCTCTCACGCTCCTCCTGCTGCACCTCCTTCTGCCCTGGATCAATG ctgcATTTACGGAGGTTCCAGTGGACGTGAGTGTGGGGGAAGGGGAGGATGTGGAGATGCCGTGTGCGTTCAGAGCCTCTGGCACGGCCCCTTTCTCCCTTGAGATTCAGTGGTGGTTCCTCAGAGAACCGGCAGAACTACAGCAACTCAGCACTCAACCCAACAACAGAGCAAag GTGGTCCCGAGGGATGCCACCAAAATAAGC ACGGTGAGAGTTCAGGGCAACGCTATTTCACACAAGCTGAGTCTGTCCAATGTCCACAAAGAGGATGAGGGCGTGTACGAGTGCCGTGTTTCGGatttgttctctgatgaaactCAGGATAATAAAGTCCAGGCCACGCTGCGGATCACTCCGAGGCATGGGATGCTGGCTGAGGAAGCAGTGAGTCACATCCAGAACCGCTGGAGTCTCCGGAACAGCAACACATCCCTGGGCCGGACCACTACAGAGACCCTTGCCCTGCAGAcaaccacccccaccaccaccgccaTCACCAAGTCCTCTGCCACGCCACGGCCTGGGAACGCAGCCATCAGACAGCAGCACGGGGCCG gTTCTGGTGCAATGACAACCCCTGAACCCCTCCTCTACATTAATCTGCTGATCCTGCATAAGCTCTTCCCCTTCCTGTTCACCCAGTGA